A single Parabacteroides timonensis DNA region contains:
- a CDS encoding RNA polymerase sigma factor gives MELYSDAYYIERVAAGDTGCFACLLDRYSRPVHSLILKMVRNKEDAEELAQDVFMKVFRNLPSFKADCSFSTWIYRIAYNTAISELRRKKQEFVAIEESQIENVSEEEVSILLGRTSENDQVEKLEHALTLLPPEERAMIMLFYMKQKSIEELTVITGLGASNVKVKLHRIRKKLFVLIKGMEDQ, from the coding sequence ATGGAGTTGTATAGCGACGCATATTATATAGAAAGAGTAGCCGCGGGAGATACAGGTTGTTTTGCCTGCCTTCTGGATAGATACAGCCGTCCGGTTCATTCGTTAATCCTTAAAATGGTACGTAATAAGGAAGATGCGGAAGAACTGGCGCAAGATGTATTTATGAAAGTTTTTCGTAACTTGCCGTCGTTCAAAGCCGACTGTAGCTTCTCCACTTGGATTTACCGGATTGCCTACAACACGGCCATATCCGAACTCCGCCGAAAGAAGCAGGAGTTCGTTGCCATCGAGGAGTCGCAGATTGAGAATGTATCGGAAGAGGAAGTCAGCATACTGCTCGGCCGCACATCGGAAAACGACCAAGTGGAGAAACTGGAACACGCGCTTACCTTGCTTCCTCCGGAAGAAAGGGCAATGATCATGCTCTTCTATATGAAACAGAAATCGATAGAAGAACTGACCGTCATCACCGGCCTTGGTGCATCCAACGTCAAAGTGAAGTTGCACCGCATACGGAAAAAGTTATTTGTATTAATCAAAGGAATGGAGGATCAATAA
- a CDS encoding HU family DNA-binding protein, with translation MNRSQLINELTERTEISKKDITTILDAFTDMVVEQTKAGERLFIPGFGSFKPRLQTSRPARNPRNGDVIQLTPRTIVHFKCASQLIERMNGAE, from the coding sequence ATGAACAGAAGTCAACTAATTAATGAATTAACAGAGAGAACAGAGATTAGCAAGAAAGACATTACGACGATACTTGATGCTTTTACAGATATGGTCGTAGAACAGACAAAGGCCGGTGAACGCTTATTTATCCCCGGCTTCGGCTCATTTAAACCTCGTTTACAAACAAGCCGTCCGGCACGAAACCCTAGAAACGGTGATGTCATCCAGCTAACACCACGTACCATCGTCCATTTCAAATGCGCTTCACAGCTAATTGAACGAATGAACGGAGCCGAATAA
- a CDS encoding carbohydrate-binding family 9-like protein, whose product MKKLKVPYLVTLDVLDLSSAGYLLESKAHREYIDVINWKEYPYKPIVAFDIARSDINLYIRYFVKGNSLKALHNADGSPVYTDSCVEFFMKTVEDHNYMNFEFNCIGTCDAARRQSREIKRSLTTDEYASIRRYSSLENKPFTEKLGVHSWELVVAIPFQLMGLDPENLPEKILGNFYKCADDTEFPHYVSWNPIDVPAPDFHRPEFFGEIYL is encoded by the coding sequence ATGAAGAAGCTTAAAGTTCCGTATTTAGTAACACTGGATGTTTTGGATTTATCATCCGCAGGATATTTGCTGGAAAGCAAAGCGCACAGAGAGTATATCGATGTAATCAACTGGAAGGAATATCCTTACAAACCGATTGTTGCATTTGATATTGCACGATCAGATATCAATTTATACATACGCTATTTTGTAAAAGGTAATTCATTAAAAGCACTTCATAATGCGGATGGCTCACCTGTTTACACCGATAGTTGTGTAGAGTTTTTTATGAAGACAGTAGAAGATCACAACTACATGAATTTCGAATTCAACTGTATCGGAACCTGTGATGCAGCCCGCCGGCAGTCACGGGAGATCAAACGATCATTGACCACTGACGAATATGCTTCTATCCGCAGGTATTCATCACTGGAAAATAAACCATTCACCGAAAAGCTGGGAGTACACTCCTGGGAGTTGGTTGTAGCCATCCCATTCCAATTAATGGGACTCGATCCGGAAAATCTGCCGGAAAAGATACTTGGCAATTTTTACAAATGTGCCGATGATACAGAGTTTCCCCATTACGTGAGCTGGAATCCTATCGATGTTCCGGCACCGGACTTCCATCGTCCCGAGTTCTTTGGAGAGATCTATTTATAA
- a CDS encoding sulfatase family protein, whose translation MKSNVLIGLGLGAFLVSPTTSHAQKAKETKTPNVIFIYADDLGYGDLECYGATKVKTPNVNKLADTGIRFMNAHATASTSTPSRYSMLTGEYAWRHPGTDIAAGNAGMIIRPERYTIADMFKNSGYTTAALGKWHLGLGDKDGEQDWNAPLPTALGDLGFDYSYIMAATADRVPCVFIENGKVANYDPSAPIEVDYQKPFEGEPLGKDHPELLYNLKHSHGHDMAIVNGIGRIGYMKGGGKALWKDENLADSITVHAINFIKENKEKPFFMYFATNDVHVPRFPHERFRGKNEMGLRGDAIVQFDWSVGQIMNTLKELGLDENTLIILSSDNGPVLDDGYDDRAIELAGDHKPGGPLRGGKYSAFEAGTRIPAIVNWPKGIKKAQVSDVLVSQIDWFRSLGSLIGATLPKGSAPDSYDRLGNWLGTDNTDRPWVIEQANDHTLSVRTKDWKYIESSDSPSMIQWGPKIETGYQKAPSLYDMRKVNEQENEAEKHPEIVYKLQEILKDVRNRKL comes from the coding sequence ATGAAATCAAATGTACTAATCGGTCTCGGACTAGGAGCATTCCTTGTCTCCCCGACCACCTCACATGCTCAAAAGGCAAAAGAGACAAAAACTCCGAATGTCATTTTCATCTACGCTGACGACCTGGGTTATGGCGACCTGGAATGTTACGGTGCAACGAAAGTGAAAACACCTAACGTGAACAAACTGGCAGATACCGGTATTCGCTTTATGAATGCCCATGCCACAGCATCTACCAGTACACCATCGCGCTACTCGATGCTGACAGGAGAATATGCATGGCGTCATCCGGGAACAGATATTGCAGCCGGAAATGCCGGAATGATCATCCGTCCCGAACGTTATACAATAGCTGATATGTTCAAAAACTCAGGATATACCACTGCCGCTCTCGGTAAATGGCATCTGGGATTAGGAGACAAAGATGGTGAACAGGATTGGAATGCTCCTCTCCCTACAGCCTTGGGCGACCTGGGATTTGATTATTCCTATATTATGGCAGCAACAGCCGACCGCGTTCCTTGTGTTTTTATAGAAAATGGAAAAGTTGCCAATTATGACCCTTCCGCTCCGATAGAAGTGGACTATCAAAAACCGTTTGAAGGCGAACCGCTCGGTAAAGATCATCCTGAACTACTCTATAACCTGAAACATAGTCACGGTCACGACATGGCTATCGTAAACGGTATCGGCCGTATCGGCTATATGAAAGGTGGTGGTAAAGCACTCTGGAAAGATGAGAACCTGGCAGACTCCATTACAGTCCATGCCATCAACTTCATCAAAGAAAATAAAGAGAAGCCGTTCTTCATGTATTTTGCTACAAATGATGTACATGTTCCCCGCTTCCCTCACGAACGTTTCCGCGGTAAAAACGAGATGGGATTAAGAGGGGATGCTATCGTACAATTCGACTGGAGTGTCGGTCAGATCATGAACACTCTGAAAGAACTGGGATTAGATGAAAACACATTAATCATCCTATCCAGCGACAATGGTCCGGTATTGGATGACGGTTACGACGATCGTGCTATCGAACTGGCAGGCGACCATAAACCGGGCGGTCCTCTTCGTGGAGGGAAATACAGTGCATTCGAAGCCGGAACCCGTATCCCGGCTATTGTCAACTGGCCGAAAGGAATAAAGAAAGCACAGGTGTCCGATGTATTGGTTTCACAAATCGACTGGTTCCGCTCACTGGGTTCCCTGATCGGAGCCACGCTACCGAAAGGATCAGCTCCCGACAGCTACGACCGTCTGGGCAACTGGTTAGGAACAGACAACACAGACCGTCCCTGGGTAATCGAACAGGCAAACGACCATACACTTTCCGTTCGTACAAAAGACTGGAAATATATTGAATCGAGCGATAGTCCTTCCATGATACAATGGGGGCCAAAAATAGAAACCGGTTATCAAAAGGCTCCATCCCTGTACGATATGCGCAAAGTAAACGAACAGGAAAATGAAGCAGAGAAACATCCTGAGATTGTATACAAATTACAGGAAATACTGAAAGATGTACGCAATAGAAAATTGTAA
- a CDS encoding LysE family translocator — translation MLGLISKGIVIGILVSAPMGPIGMLCIQRTLNKGRWHGFITGLGAALSDVIYATLTCLGMGVVVNFVEANQAPLQLMGSIVLGLFGYYIYQTNPVKNLKKQREKKLSFTQDFITAFLLTFSNVLIVLLYIGLFARFGFVLPDHSVWMLLAGIACIGLGAVLWWFGITYIVAKLKKWFNVRGIWLLNRIVGTVIIILAIVGVLSVLLTSYFHLPLLQIYN, via the coding sequence ATGCTGGGACTTATTAGTAAAGGAATTGTGATAGGCATACTCGTATCGGCTCCGATGGGACCGATAGGTATGTTGTGTATACAAAGAACATTGAACAAAGGACGTTGGCACGGTTTCATTACCGGCCTGGGAGCAGCCTTATCGGATGTAATATATGCCACTCTCACGTGTCTGGGAATGGGAGTCGTCGTTAATTTCGTGGAAGCCAACCAGGCCCCTCTCCAGTTAATGGGGAGCATTGTCTTAGGTCTTTTCGGTTACTATATATACCAAACCAATCCTGTAAAAAACTTAAAAAAGCAACGTGAAAAAAAGTTATCGTTCACACAGGATTTTATTACAGCTTTTCTTCTTACCTTTAGCAACGTTTTAATCGTGCTTCTGTATATAGGTCTATTTGCACGCTTTGGATTTGTGTTGCCGGATCATTCCGTCTGGATGTTGTTAGCAGGGATCGCATGTATTGGTTTAGGTGCCGTTCTATGGTGGTTCGGTATCACATATATAGTTGCTAAATTAAAAAAGTGGTTTAATGTACGAGGAATATGGTTGTTAAATCGGATTGTAGGTACAGTCATTATTATTTTGGCTATTGTAGGAGTATTATCAGTTCTCCTTACCTCATATTTCCATTTGCCATTGCTCCAAATCTATAATTAA
- the aroB gene encoding 3-dehydroquinate synthase, with translation MADQKVVISKDLKADLQEFLTSLNYDKLFVLTDTNTQEKCYPLVQDVPALKDAPVITVDAGDTHKGLEALSNIWMRLSNEGASRNSLLVNLGGGMITDMGGFAGATFKRGLKTVNIPTTLMASVDAAVGGKTGINFNDLKNEIGSFYPPECVFIDCEFLRTLDRDNLLSGYAEMIKHALISSMDTYATVMLFDLDQKMDYAFLNKMVAQSVAVKERIVAEDPKEHGIRKALNFGHTIGHAYESLSFKKNRPLLHGHAVAAGIVSELYLSHKLCGFPSANLSQVIQYIKEYYPPFVFDCKDYETLYELMTHDKKNEGGIINFTLLSKIGEVQINQQVTKEKILESLDFYRESFGV, from the coding sequence ATGGCTGATCAAAAAGTGGTGATTAGTAAGGACCTGAAAGCAGACTTGCAGGAATTCCTTACTTCATTGAATTACGATAAATTGTTTGTTCTCACAGATACGAATACACAGGAAAAGTGTTACCCGTTAGTCCAGGATGTTCCAGCCCTCAAGGATGCTCCGGTTATTACCGTAGATGCCGGCGATACGCATAAAGGTTTGGAAGCTTTATCGAATATTTGGATGCGTTTATCCAACGAAGGGGCTTCCCGCAATTCACTGTTGGTGAATCTGGGCGGTGGTATGATTACCGATATGGGTGGTTTCGCAGGTGCAACTTTTAAACGGGGATTGAAAACGGTCAATATACCTACGACACTCATGGCGTCGGTGGATGCTGCCGTTGGTGGAAAAACTGGTATTAACTTCAATGACCTGAAGAATGAGATCGGTTCTTTCTATCCGCCCGAATGTGTGTTTATCGACTGTGAGTTCCTGCGTACGCTGGATCGTGACAACCTTTTGTCCGGTTATGCGGAGATGATCAAACACGCATTGATCAGTTCGATGGATACCTATGCGACGGTCATGCTGTTCGATCTCGACCAGAAGATGGATTATGCTTTCCTGAATAAGATGGTGGCGCAGTCTGTTGCCGTGAAGGAACGTATTGTGGCGGAAGATCCGAAAGAACATGGTATCCGCAAGGCATTGAACTTCGGACATACGATCGGGCATGCTTATGAAAGCCTGTCGTTTAAGAAGAATCGTCCTTTACTGCATGGTCATGCGGTGGCTGCCGGTATCGTGAGCGAGTTATATCTTTCTCACAAACTTTGTGGTTTTCCATCTGCCAACCTGAGTCAGGTCATTCAGTATATCAAAGAATATTATCCTCCTTTCGTCTTCGACTGTAAGGACTACGAGACTTTATATGAACTGATGACCCATGACAAGAAGAATGAGGGCGGTATAATCAACTTTACCCTGCTTTCGAAAATCGGTGAAGTTCAGATAAATCAGCAGGTGACAAAGGAGAAAATACTGGAGTCGTTAGATTTTTACCGCGAAAGTTTTGGTGTATAA
- a CDS encoding RNA polymerase sigma-70 factor encodes MSHTTKDERLFESLQQGDKKAFNTFFLRYYPVLCAYATQFVGVNDAEEIIQDMMVGIWERRKDIVVESSLNGYLFRAVRNKCYNHIDKLRLHEQVHSLIASKWQLQFEDPDFYVVEELTRKIEEALEKLPQTYREAFVLNRIDGKTYNEIAAELNMSAKTVDYRIQQALKSLRVELRDYLPLLLILTGN; translated from the coding sequence ATGAGTCATACAACAAAAGATGAAAGACTGTTTGAGTCTCTTCAACAGGGAGATAAAAAGGCCTTTAATACTTTCTTTCTAAGGTATTATCCTGTCTTGTGTGCTTATGCAACACAGTTTGTCGGGGTTAATGATGCGGAAGAAATTATACAGGATATGATGGTTGGTATATGGGAACGTAGAAAGGATATTGTGGTTGAGTCTTCTTTGAATGGTTATCTTTTCCGTGCTGTGCGGAATAAATGTTACAATCATATCGACAAGCTTCGTTTGCATGAACAGGTACACTCACTCATTGCCAGCAAATGGCAATTACAGTTTGAAGATCCGGATTTTTATGTGGTAGAAGAATTGACACGGAAAATAGAAGAGGCGTTGGAAAAACTCCCGCAAACATATCGGGAAGCTTTTGTGTTGAACCGGATCGATGGCAAGACCTATAATGAAATAGCGGCAGAATTAAACATGTCTGCCAAAACGGTCGATTATCGTATTCAGCAAGCCCTTAAAAGTCTTCGTGTTGAATTAAGAGATTATCTTCCGTTATTACTGATCTTAACCGGGAATTAA
- the rpsA gene encoding 30S ribosomal protein S1, with protein MENLKNIQPVDDFNWDAYEMGESYGDVSKDDLVKTYDETLNTVKDKEVVMGTVTAMNKREVVVNIGFKSDGVVSMAEFRYNPDLKIGDEVEVYIENQEDKKGQLILSHKKARATRSWDRVNEALEKDEIIKGYIKCRTKGGMIVDVFGIEAFLPGSQIDVKPIRDYDVFVGKTMEFKIVKINQEFKNVVVSHKALIEAELEAQKKDIISRLEKGQVLEGTVKNITSYGVFIDLGGVDGLIHITDLSWGRVSHPEEIVQLDQKINVVILDFDDEKKRIALGLKQLTPHPWDALDTNLKVGDKVKGKVVVMADYGAFIEIAPGVEGLIHVSEMSWTQHLRSAQDFMKVGDEIEAVILTLDRDERKMSLGIKQLKADPWEDIESRFPVGSRHTAKVRNFTNFGVFVEIEEGVDGLIHISDLSWTKKIKHPSEFTQIGAEIEVQVLEIDKENRRLSLGHKQLEENPWDVFETIFTVGSIHEGTIIEVLDKGAVVSLPYGVEGFATPKHLVKEDGSQAVVDEKLQFKVIEFNKEAKRIILSHSRIFEDEQKGAKKDAPAGDKKPAAKRNKKEDEGSAMVTGPVEKTTLGDIEELAALKEKLSGK; from the coding sequence ATGGAAAATTTAAAGAACATTCAGCCGGTTGACGATTTCAACTGGGACGCCTATGAAATGGGCGAATCTTACGGTGACGTAAGCAAGGACGACCTTGTAAAAACGTATGACGAAACCCTGAACACTGTAAAGGATAAGGAAGTCGTTATGGGAACCGTTACTGCAATGAACAAACGTGAAGTTGTAGTGAACATCGGTTTCAAATCAGACGGTGTTGTATCAATGGCGGAATTCCGTTACAATCCGGATCTGAAAATTGGTGACGAAGTAGAAGTATACATCGAAAACCAGGAAGACAAAAAAGGACAGTTGATCCTTTCTCACAAGAAAGCTCGCGCTACACGCTCTTGGGATCGTGTTAACGAAGCTCTTGAAAAAGACGAAATTATCAAAGGTTACATCAAATGTCGTACTAAGGGCGGTATGATCGTTGACGTATTCGGTATCGAAGCATTCTTACCGGGTTCTCAGATCGACGTTAAACCTATCCGCGACTATGACGTATTCGTAGGTAAGACAATGGAATTCAAGATCGTGAAGATCAACCAAGAATTCAAAAACGTTGTTGTATCTCACAAAGCTCTTATCGAAGCAGAGCTTGAAGCACAGAAGAAAGACATTATCTCTAGACTGGAAAAAGGCCAGGTTCTGGAAGGAACTGTTAAAAACATCACTTCTTACGGTGTATTCATCGACTTGGGTGGCGTAGACGGTTTGATCCACATCACAGACCTTTCTTGGGGCCGTGTTTCTCATCCGGAAGAAATCGTTCAGCTTGATCAGAAGATCAATGTTGTTATCCTTGACTTCGATGATGAAAAGAAACGTATCGCTCTTGGCTTGAAACAACTGACTCCGCATCCTTGGGATGCTTTGGATACTAACCTGAAAGTTGGTGACAAAGTAAAAGGTAAAGTGGTTGTTATGGCTGACTACGGTGCATTCATCGAAATCGCTCCGGGTGTAGAAGGTTTGATCCACGTATCAGAAATGAGCTGGACTCAGCACCTGCGTTCTGCTCAGGACTTCATGAAGGTTGGTGACGAAATCGAAGCAGTTATCCTGACTTTGGATCGTGACGAACGTAAGATGTCTCTGGGTATCAAACAGCTGAAAGCTGACCCATGGGAAGATATCGAATCTCGTTTCCCGGTTGGTTCACGCCACACTGCAAAAGTTCGTAACTTCACTAACTTCGGTGTATTCGTAGAAATCGAAGAAGGCGTAGACGGACTGATCCACATCTCTGACCTTTCTTGGACTAAGAAGATCAAACACCCGAGTGAATTCACTCAGATCGGTGCAGAAATCGAAGTTCAGGTTCTGGAAATCGATAAGGAAAACCGTCGTTTGAGCTTAGGTCACAAACAACTGGAAGAAAATCCTTGGGATGTATTTGAAACTATCTTTACAGTAGGCTCAATCCACGAAGGAACAATCATCGAAGTACTGGATAAGGGTGCTGTAGTTTCTCTGCCTTACGGTGTAGAAGGTTTCGCAACTCCGAAACACCTGGTAAAAGAAGACGGTTCTCAGGCTGTTGTTGACGAAAAACTGCAGTTCAAGGTAATCGAATTCAACAAAGAAGCAAAACGTATCATCCTTTCTCACAGCCGTATCTTCGAAGATGAACAGAAGGGTGCTAAGAAAGACGCTCCTGCTGGCGACAAAAAACCAGCAGCTAAACGTAACAAGAAAGAAGATGAAGGTTCAGCAATGGTAACTGGTCCGGTTGAAAAAACCACACTGGGTGACATCGAAGAACTGGCTGCTTTGAAAGAAAAACTTTCTGGTAAATAA
- a CDS encoding DUF6249 domain-containing protein has protein sequence MMNFIMVPLIIGIICAGIYGLFELFVRKKERLAIIEKIGDKLDPSAFDAKIGLPRLSTNFSFSSLKAGCLLVGVGLGILFGFFLSISTEACDNYEMQSAVYGASVLLFGGLGLIIAFVLEMKLSKDKNK, from the coding sequence ATGATGAATTTTATTATGGTTCCGCTTATTATCGGAATAATTTGTGCCGGGATTTACGGCTTGTTCGAATTGTTTGTACGGAAAAAAGAGAGATTGGCTATTATTGAGAAGATCGGAGATAAGCTGGATCCTTCTGCTTTTGATGCTAAAATCGGTTTACCCCGCTTGAGTACAAATTTCTCTTTTAGCTCATTGAAAGCGGGTTGCCTGCTGGTGGGAGTCGGTTTAGGTATATTGTTCGGATTCTTTTTGTCAATATCTACAGAAGCATGTGATAATTACGAGATGCAAAGTGCTGTATATGGAGCTTCCGTTCTATTATTCGGTGGACTAGGCTTGATCATCGCCTTTGTTTTAGAAATGAAACTTTCAAAAGACAAAAATAAATAA
- a CDS encoding peroxiredoxin family protein, with the protein MKTKLFLFFMICLCLSCIKQSRIIDYPVIDNKNTTMMELYRVELMDTATILYAEMYNHPNYWVRLSSGAYLEGLTSGKKYKLLKSADMELDKEVYMPESGNSSVTLLFEPVDPNEDAISFIEGPEKGDFRIEGIHLKKELAKPGTFECILEGEIIDRPQSSRLTLIRTGKDMRTTPFISIPVRDGKFNYTLITDENEMYELVFWDEQLNGAWRPTYFISEKGTLHFTLYPMEHRPHSVMQADGALNKEEIRIQKEIEKLYPVTRLEEERDELEKKEHYFSKEIYDLKKLMSDAKTDEDRQKLYSEYERLCNAGKEYSEEGLVLNKKFEQYFDGIRKWKLDYIKKESTVNGLCLLKQMLDHAVMMARYYPGKEEFSAYSEIFESNYKEKFASHPYVKDIERIIASMNVKVGGSYIDFTAPDLNGNMIKLSDQIKGKVALIDLWASWCGPCRRLSSSMIPVYEMFKNKGFTVVGIARENNNTDAMKKAIEQDKYPWLNLVELNDKGNIWEMYGAGNSGGCTYLVDREGMILAIHPTAEEVTKILKEVL; encoded by the coding sequence ATGAAAACGAAACTATTCCTTTTTTTTATGATTTGCCTTTGTCTTTCCTGTATAAAGCAGAGTCGTATCATCGATTATCCGGTGATAGATAATAAAAATACTACAATGATGGAACTCTACAGAGTGGAACTGATGGATACGGCAACTATCCTCTATGCAGAAATGTATAACCATCCGAATTATTGGGTACGCCTTTCTTCTGGTGCCTATTTGGAAGGCCTAACTTCAGGAAAAAAATATAAATTATTGAAATCAGCGGATATGGAATTGGATAAAGAAGTCTATATGCCTGAGTCTGGTAATAGTTCGGTTACCTTGTTATTTGAACCTGTTGATCCGAATGAAGATGCGATCAGTTTTATCGAAGGACCGGAGAAAGGAGATTTTCGTATTGAAGGAATACACTTGAAGAAAGAACTGGCTAAACCCGGTACCTTTGAATGTATATTGGAAGGCGAGATAATAGACCGTCCGCAAAGTTCCCGCCTTACACTAATACGTACCGGAAAAGATATGCGTACCACCCCGTTTATATCGATACCTGTCAGGGATGGTAAGTTCAATTATACGCTCATTACCGATGAAAACGAGATGTATGAATTAGTATTTTGGGATGAACAACTGAATGGAGCCTGGCGTCCGACTTATTTTATTTCGGAAAAAGGAACTTTGCATTTCACTCTTTATCCAATGGAACATCGTCCACATAGTGTTATGCAGGCAGATGGTGCTTTGAATAAGGAAGAAATTCGTATACAGAAGGAAATAGAAAAACTTTACCCTGTAACCCGGCTAGAAGAGGAAAGGGATGAACTGGAAAAAAAGGAACATTACTTTTCGAAAGAAATATATGATTTGAAAAAACTGATGTCGGATGCAAAGACTGATGAAGACAGGCAAAAATTATACTCAGAATACGAGCGGTTGTGTAATGCTGGAAAAGAATATTCTGAAGAAGGTCTTGTGTTGAATAAAAAATTCGAACAATATTTTGATGGTATACGGAAATGGAAGCTTGACTATATAAAAAAGGAATCGACTGTGAATGGTTTATGTCTTTTGAAGCAAATGCTTGATCATGCAGTGATGATGGCTCGTTATTATCCAGGTAAAGAGGAATTTTCGGCTTATTCTGAAATATTTGAAAGCAATTATAAGGAAAAATTTGCTTCTCACCCTTATGTGAAAGATATAGAACGGATCATTGCCAGCATGAATGTAAAAGTGGGTGGTTCCTATATTGATTTTACAGCTCCAGATTTGAATGGAAATATGATAAAGCTTTCCGATCAAATAAAAGGGAAAGTGGCTTTGATTGATCTGTGGGCTTCTTGGTGTGGACCCTGCCGTCGGTTATCATCTAGTATGATACCGGTTTATGAAATGTTTAAAAATAAGGGATTTACAGTTGTCGGTATTGCCCGTGAAAACAATAATACAGACGCCATGAAGAAGGCGATTGAGCAGGATAAATATCCTTGGCTGAATCTGGTCGAGCTGAACGATAAAGGGAATATCTGGGAGATGTATGGTGCTGGTAACAGCGGTGGTTGTACGTATCTGGTGGATAGAGAAGGGATGATTCTGGCTATCCATCCTACAGCCGAGGAGGTAACTAAGATTTTGAAGGAAGTATTGTAA
- a CDS encoding helix-turn-helix domain-containing protein, with protein MSLNENRICVGNNDTINSIKNDLIFYKNVREIPITPYPSYTECGMVMLCSGGSAKIEVHSHEHLFVKNELVVLLPGQLVCLNEISNDFTVTAFSISPSLFNDILSGICRFSPHFFFYMRSHFHYKLSDNESMNFGNYYKMVWTKAQSPSNLYPRESVIHILRILYLDLYNSYKIDSLPYIPTMDSHKKELADKFFSLIMKHYKEKREVSFYAKMLCITPKYLTTIIKTVSGKSAKDWILEYVILEIKALLRDSSLNIQEIVLKTNFANQSSLGRFFRKHTGMSPSEYRKSKLDKNL; from the coding sequence ATGTCTTTAAATGAAAACAGAATATGCGTAGGAAATAATGACACCATAAATTCTATAAAAAACGATTTAATATTCTACAAGAATGTCAGAGAAATTCCTATAACTCCGTATCCTTCATATACAGAATGCGGGATGGTGATGCTTTGTTCCGGAGGAAGCGCTAAGATCGAAGTCCATAGTCATGAGCATTTGTTCGTAAAAAACGAACTGGTAGTACTCTTACCTGGGCAACTCGTTTGTTTAAATGAAATAAGCAACGACTTTACAGTAACTGCTTTTTCCATTTCACCATCGTTATTCAATGACATATTAAGTGGAATTTGCAGGTTTTCTCCTCATTTCTTCTTTTATATGCGAAGTCATTTCCATTATAAGTTGTCAGACAACGAATCAATGAACTTCGGCAATTATTATAAGATGGTATGGACAAAGGCCCAATCTCCTTCTAACTTATATCCAAGAGAGTCTGTGATCCATATATTACGAATTCTTTATCTGGATCTTTATAACAGTTATAAAATAGACTCATTGCCATATATACCGACAATGGATTCTCACAAAAAAGAATTGGCTGATAAATTCTTTTCCCTGATCATGAAGCACTACAAAGAAAAACGGGAAGTTTCTTTCTATGCTAAAATGTTATGTATAACACCCAAATACTTAACAACGATCATCAAAACAGTAAGCGGTAAATCGGCTAAAGACTGGATATTGGAATATGTCATCCTAGAAATAAAAGCATTGCTCAGAGATTCATCATTAAATATACAGGAGATCGTGTTGAAAACAAACTTTGCCAATCAGTCTTCTTTAGGAAGATTTTTCCGAAAACATACAGGTATGTCTCCTTCCGAATACAGGAAAAGCAAATTGGACAAGAACTTATAA
- a CDS encoding response regulator → MDENIANKSITILIAEDEESNFLLLKTILKRHCNILHAKTGKELLEIYKEQHADLILMDIKMPEMNGIDALKEIRKFDEEIPVIMQSAYAFENDMESARQAGSNGFITKPINIKELKATLSNFLPTLTW, encoded by the coding sequence ATGGACGAAAATATAGCAAACAAAAGCATAACGATTCTCATCGCAGAAGATGAAGAAAGTAATTTTTTATTACTGAAAACAATCCTGAAAAGGCATTGTAATATTCTGCATGCTAAAACAGGAAAAGAACTGTTGGAAATCTATAAAGAACAACATGCCGACCTGATACTTATGGACATCAAAATGCCGGAAATGAATGGTATAGATGCCCTGAAAGAAATCCGTAAATTCGATGAGGAAATCCCGGTTATCATGCAATCGGCTTATGCCTTTGAAAACGATATGGAGTCGGCACGTCAGGCCGGAAGCAATGGATTCATCACGAAACCGATTAACATCAAGGAGTTAAAAGCGACTTTATCAAACTTCCTGCCGACTTTAACTTGGTAA